Within Quadrisphaera setariae, the genomic segment CGCACCACCTGCACCGGACGCAGCGCCGAGGGCTCGGCCACCGGCTGATCGCGGTGCGGGGACGGAACGTCGCGCAGGGACCTGCCCGAGCCCCAGCTCACCGGCAGGCGCTCGCGCCCGGCGTTGGCGATGAGCACCGCGACGTAGGGGAGGAAGATCGCGCCGACCGCCGCCACCCACCGCCAGGGGCTCGGGAGCACGAAGATGAGCCCGAAGCACAGCACCCGGATGCCCATCGTGATGCTGTACTTGAGCATCCGGGAGTTGATGTCCTGCTGGTGGGAGCGCCCGACGGACGTGATCGACGGGGTGGTGGAGGTGCTCCGCCGGTCCGACCTCGGGGTCTGCGTGCGAGCCACGGGTCAACCGTACGTCCGGCGTGCCGGTAGCGTGCGCCGGCGAGAGCCGGACGTCGCGCTGCTCACACCGAGCCAGCGCCGCACCGGTCGACGGGACTCGACGAGGGCCGCACGGGCCCAGGAGCAGGGGGTGGCGCGTGCCGGACGGCCGCAGCGTGCTGGTGACGGGGGCTGACCGGGGGATCGGCCGCGCGATCGCGGCCGCGTTCGTCGCCCAGGGGGACCGCGTGGTGGGCACGTACCGCACCGGGCGCCCCGAGGACGTCGCCGAGGGTGCGCTCGCCGTGCAGGCG encodes:
- a CDS encoding DUF3099 domain-containing protein, translated to MARTQTPRSDRRSTSTTPSITSVGRSHQQDINSRMLKYSITMGIRVLCFGLIFVLPSPWRWVAAVGAIFLPYVAVLIANAGRERLPVSWGSGRSLRDVPSPHRDQPVAEPSALRPVQVVRGETVDGAREGAAGDAPGAGAAAPAQRAGAEPPTPGTATDDDPPQARAS